The following proteins come from a genomic window of Pyxidicoccus sp. MSG2:
- the mxcG gene encoding myxochelin non-ribosomal peptide synthetase MxcG, translating into MRDSQPAGWPLSAAQHGIWVGQQFDLTSPVYNAGECIEIRGAVDVAHFESALRQAVGEAEALHSRFVSGATGPVQYVEPRTDWPLHFADVSGTPDPWAAAHAWMREDLTRTVDLGQGPLFAEALFKAAPDRFFWYQRVHHVAMDGFGFSLVARRVADLYTARVSGRAATGGFGPLRPVLDEDAAYRAGPQLQADRAFWVERFDKGPTPVTIARPAPMSASFVRQMQHLSASEVERLQATARQAGLGWPDLVLATTAVWLHRLTDAPEVVLGLPVMTRLGSAALRVPCMAMNIVPLRVAVRPEAGLFAMARDVAAELRAMRPHLRYRYEQLRRDLRRVGGQRRLFGPVVNLMPFDYGLRFAGMTAVAHNLSAGPVEDLSIGMYARSDGSGMRVDFDANPACYRPNELRAHQRSFLQLLESLTAEPERPVGAWTAPRSGDPDARPASTTTVLDGGSLQAPSRPVVELFTEHALEQPEAVAVEHGPYRMTYRELLQAARALADRLVSEGVRPDSPVAVMLPRGLDAVVAAWGVLLSGAGYLPVDPFGPPSRTAAILADAAPELMVTAAYDLVPGAGPQAPGQWVVTRRAGTPASSARAEEARLAYVIYTSGSTGQPNGVQIDRDALAHFVAGATHRYGLRSDDRVLQFAPLHFDASIEELFLTLCAGARLVLRTDEMLQSVPRLLDACAEHGITVLDLPTAFWHELAYSVSTGSARLPSSLRTVIIGGEAALPERVARWRATVGPQVQLLNTYGPTEATVVATVATLSGADAVGSTSDEVPIGRPLPGVRAVLLDSRGLPVEPGDEGELYLLGGGLARGYLGRAELTAARFTVLDTLPDRPRAYRTGDRARLREDGHLVFVGRVDDELKISGHRIDPAEVESVLLSHPRVREAAVVGQALPSGSRRLCAFLVTELPAPTPSELRQHVQSALPAPMVPGAFVQLERLPRTSTGKIDRAELRRAPVTEERAPTASTGTGLEQLVLRVWTEVLGVSGVSAKDDFFDLGGQSLQSIQVANRLSVELGREVPVATVFRHPTAEGLARALEHGSDVASDAAGLTGAMLADAELPQDIVPMLAPHAAAPARLRQVVLTGATGFVGAHLLGQFLRRTDARVVCLVRARDEAQAMERLREALTSQRLPTTGLTERVQALPADLSQPWLGLGEARFHALASECDAILHNAAVVSVVREYGSLQAVNVRGTRELLRLAAAVRPKPFHYVSTLAVAPSANLLPEVPEEFVPAHSGLRDGYQQSKWVAERLVQQAGARGLPVAVYRLGRVVGAPDSGLVNPQDLVWRILLAGIPAGALPLLDVGETWTPVDYVARALVHLSGVARSGEVFNLTPTAEVRLGELFRWVRDFGYPVELLPVGAWRARVAERSGSSEHGATLAFFDLRSGSSEPAFGLGPIRCERVLQGLAGTGITCPPADRALLYRYLEFCVAQGLLPPPPSPETALP; encoded by the coding sequence ATGCGCGACTCACAGCCCGCGGGCTGGCCGCTGTCCGCGGCCCAGCACGGAATCTGGGTGGGACAACAGTTCGACCTCACGAGCCCGGTGTACAACGCCGGCGAGTGCATCGAGATTCGCGGCGCCGTCGACGTGGCGCACTTCGAGTCCGCGCTGCGGCAGGCCGTTGGCGAGGCCGAGGCCCTGCACTCGCGCTTCGTGTCCGGAGCCACGGGGCCCGTGCAGTACGTCGAGCCCCGTACCGACTGGCCCCTGCACTTCGCGGATGTCAGCGGGACGCCGGACCCGTGGGCGGCGGCCCATGCCTGGATGCGGGAGGACCTGACCCGGACCGTGGACCTGGGCCAGGGGCCCCTGTTCGCGGAGGCGCTGTTCAAGGCCGCTCCGGACCGCTTCTTCTGGTACCAGCGGGTCCACCACGTCGCCATGGACGGCTTTGGCTTCTCCCTGGTGGCGCGGAGGGTGGCCGACCTCTACACGGCTCGCGTCAGCGGACGCGCCGCGACGGGGGGCTTCGGCCCGCTGCGTCCCGTCCTGGACGAGGACGCGGCCTATCGGGCAGGGCCGCAGTTGCAGGCGGACCGCGCCTTCTGGGTCGAGCGCTTCGACAAGGGCCCCACGCCCGTCACCATCGCCCGGCCCGCGCCCATGTCCGCCAGCTTCGTGCGGCAGATGCAGCACCTCTCCGCGAGCGAGGTGGAGCGCCTGCAAGCCACCGCGCGCCAGGCAGGCCTGGGCTGGCCGGACCTGGTGCTGGCCACCACCGCGGTCTGGCTGCACCGGCTGACGGATGCTCCCGAGGTGGTGCTCGGCCTGCCGGTGATGACACGCCTGGGCTCGGCGGCCCTGCGGGTGCCGTGCATGGCGATGAACATCGTCCCGCTGCGCGTGGCGGTACGTCCGGAGGCGGGGCTGTTCGCGATGGCCCGCGACGTGGCCGCGGAGCTTCGCGCCATGCGGCCGCACCTGCGCTACCGCTACGAGCAGCTCCGCCGTGACTTGCGGCGGGTGGGCGGCCAGCGCCGGCTGTTCGGCCCGGTGGTCAACCTCATGCCGTTCGACTACGGCCTGCGCTTCGCGGGGATGACGGCCGTCGCGCACAACCTCTCCGCGGGCCCTGTCGAGGACCTGTCCATTGGTATGTATGCCCGCTCCGACGGCAGCGGCATGCGGGTGGACTTCGACGCCAACCCCGCCTGCTACCGCCCCAATGAGCTGCGGGCCCACCAGCGGTCCTTCCTCCAGCTCCTGGAGTCGCTGACCGCCGAGCCCGAGCGTCCCGTAGGCGCGTGGACGGCCCCGCGGAGCGGTGACCCGGATGCGCGTCCGGCATCAACCACCACCGTGCTCGACGGAGGGTCCCTCCAGGCTCCGTCGCGCCCGGTGGTGGAGTTGTTCACGGAGCACGCCCTCGAACAGCCCGAGGCGGTGGCCGTGGAGCATGGCCCGTACCGGATGACCTACCGCGAGCTGCTCCAGGCCGCGCGCGCCCTGGCGGACCGGCTCGTCTCCGAGGGCGTGAGGCCAGACTCGCCCGTGGCGGTGATGCTGCCGCGAGGCCTGGACGCGGTGGTCGCCGCCTGGGGCGTGCTCCTCTCGGGCGCGGGCTACCTGCCGGTGGACCCCTTCGGTCCTCCTTCGCGGACCGCCGCCATCCTCGCCGACGCGGCGCCCGAGCTGATGGTCACCGCCGCCTACGACCTGGTCCCCGGCGCCGGACCGCAGGCCCCCGGCCAGTGGGTCGTGACACGACGGGCGGGCACTCCCGCTTCGAGCGCGCGGGCCGAGGAGGCCCGGCTGGCCTACGTCATCTACACGTCCGGCTCGACGGGCCAGCCCAATGGCGTGCAGATAGACCGGGACGCGCTGGCGCACTTCGTGGCGGGAGCGACGCACCGCTACGGGCTGCGCTCCGACGACCGAGTGCTGCAGTTCGCTCCGCTGCACTTCGACGCCAGCATCGAGGAGCTCTTCCTCACCCTGTGCGCCGGCGCGAGGCTCGTCCTGCGCACCGACGAGATGCTCCAGTCGGTGCCTCGGCTGCTCGACGCGTGTGCAGAGCACGGAATCACCGTGCTCGACCTGCCCACCGCCTTCTGGCACGAGCTGGCCTACAGCGTGTCGACGGGCTCGGCCCGTCTGCCCTCCTCCCTGCGCACCGTCATCATCGGCGGCGAGGCCGCGCTGCCCGAGCGCGTCGCTCGCTGGCGCGCCACCGTCGGTCCCCAGGTGCAGTTGCTCAACACCTACGGCCCCACCGAGGCCACGGTGGTGGCCACCGTCGCCACGCTCAGCGGCGCGGACGCGGTGGGCTCCACCAGCGACGAGGTCCCCATCGGCCGTCCCCTCCCGGGCGTGCGTGCGGTGCTCCTCGACTCGCGAGGCCTGCCCGTTGAGCCAGGCGATGAGGGCGAGCTGTACCTGCTCGGCGGAGGGCTGGCCCGAGGCTACCTGGGGCGCGCGGAGCTGACCGCCGCGCGGTTCACCGTGCTCGACACCCTGCCCGACAGGCCCCGCGCCTACCGCACCGGAGACCGGGCCCGGCTCCGGGAAGACGGCCACCTGGTGTTCGTCGGCCGGGTGGACGACGAGCTCAAGATCAGCGGACATCGGATCGACCCGGCCGAGGTCGAGAGCGTCCTCCTCAGCCACCCCCGGGTGCGCGAGGCGGCCGTCGTCGGACAGGCGCTGCCCTCGGGCTCGCGGCGACTGTGCGCCTTCCTCGTCACCGAGCTTCCCGCACCCACCCCGTCGGAGCTGCGCCAGCACGTGCAGTCCGCGCTGCCCGCGCCCATGGTGCCCGGAGCCTTCGTGCAGTTGGAGCGACTGCCCAGGACGAGCACGGGGAAGATCGACCGCGCGGAGCTGCGCCGCGCCCCCGTCACCGAGGAGCGAGCTCCCACCGCTTCGACGGGCACCGGGCTGGAGCAACTGGTGCTGCGCGTCTGGACGGAGGTCCTGGGCGTGAGCGGTGTGTCCGCGAAGGACGACTTCTTCGACCTGGGTGGCCAGTCGCTCCAGAGCATCCAGGTGGCCAACCGGCTCAGCGTCGAGCTGGGGCGTGAGGTGCCCGTGGCCACGGTGTTCCGCCACCCCACCGCCGAAGGACTGGCACGAGCCCTGGAGCACGGTTCCGACGTGGCCTCCGACGCAGCGGGCCTCACCGGCGCGATGCTCGCGGATGCGGAGCTGCCGCAGGACATCGTCCCCATGCTCGCGCCCCACGCGGCGGCGCCGGCACGGCTGCGACAGGTGGTCCTGACCGGAGCCACGGGCTTCGTCGGCGCCCACCTGCTCGGGCAGTTCCTGCGGCGAACGGACGCCCGGGTGGTCTGCCTGGTGCGAGCGCGCGACGAGGCGCAGGCGATGGAGCGGCTTCGCGAGGCCCTCACGTCCCAGCGGCTTCCCACGACGGGCCTCACCGAGCGGGTGCAGGCGCTGCCGGCCGACCTGTCCCAGCCGTGGCTGGGGCTGGGCGAAGCGCGGTTCCACGCCCTGGCCTCCGAGTGCGACGCCATCCTCCACAACGCCGCCGTCGTCAGCGTCGTGCGTGAGTACGGCAGCCTGCAGGCCGTCAACGTGCGGGGCACACGCGAGCTGCTCCGCCTCGCCGCCGCCGTCCGGCCCAAGCCCTTCCACTACGTGTCCACGCTCGCCGTGGCACCTTCAGCGAACCTCCTTCCCGAAGTCCCCGAGGAGTTCGTGCCCGCGCACTCCGGCCTGCGCGATGGCTACCAGCAGAGCAAGTGGGTGGCGGAGAGGCTGGTCCAGCAGGCGGGAGCCCGCGGCCTGCCCGTGGCCGTCTACCGGCTGGGCCGCGTCGTGGGCGCGCCGGACAGCGGCCTGGTGAATCCGCAGGACCTGGTCTGGCGCATCCTGCTGGCCGGCATCCCCGCGGGTGCGTTGCCCCTCCTGGACGTGGGCGAGACGTGGACGCCGGTGGACTACGTCGCGCGCGCGCTCGTGCACCTGTCGGGCGTGGCCCGGTCCGGCGAGGTGTTCAACCTCACGCCCACGGCGGAGGTACGGCTGGGCGAGCTGTTCCGTTGGGTGCGCGACTTCGGCTACCCGGTGGAGCTGCTTCCCGTCGGTGCGTGGCGCGCCCGCGTCGCGGAGCGGTCGGGGAGCTCGGAACATGGCGCCACGCTGGCGTTCTTCGACCTGCGCTCGGGCTCCTCCGAGCCCGCCTTCGGTCTCGGCCCCATCCGCTGCGAGCGCGTGCTCCAGGGGCTGGCCGGCACCGGCATCACCTGCCCTCCAGCGGACCGCGCCCTGCTGTACCGCTACCTCGAATTCTGCGTCGCGCAGGGACTCCTGCCTCCGCCGCCCTCACCCGAAACGGCCCTCCCGTGA
- a CDS encoding isochorismatase family protein, with the protein MALPAIAPYPMPVTADLPRNKVSWTLDPRRTVLLIHDMQRYFVDAFTAGQSPVSELVSNIQRLRQHCASLGIPVVYSAQPGGQTPEQRGLLQDFWGPGVTTNPEQRKIIDALAPGEGDILLTKWRYSAFRKTELLDLMRERGRDQLLICGIYAHIGCLQTASDAFMSDVRPFLVADALGDFSLAHHQLALSYAAQLCAVTLTTQQIIDALGARPVEEARPLGRWKIRADVAEVLQLSPTELGDDENLLERGLDSIRLMSLIERWRSAGTEVTFVELAERPTLTDWDALLSRASAHQPS; encoded by the coding sequence ATGGCGCTCCCCGCCATTGCCCCCTACCCCATGCCCGTCACGGCCGACCTGCCCAGGAACAAGGTCTCCTGGACGCTCGACCCCCGGCGCACCGTGCTGCTGATTCACGACATGCAGCGCTACTTCGTCGACGCCTTCACCGCCGGCCAGTCCCCGGTGTCGGAGCTGGTGTCGAACATCCAGCGGCTGCGCCAGCACTGCGCTTCGCTCGGCATCCCCGTCGTGTACTCGGCCCAGCCGGGCGGACAGACGCCCGAGCAGCGCGGGCTGCTGCAGGACTTCTGGGGCCCGGGCGTCACCACGAACCCGGAGCAGCGGAAGATCATCGACGCGCTGGCACCGGGCGAAGGCGACATCCTCCTCACCAAGTGGCGCTACAGCGCGTTCCGCAAGACGGAGCTGCTGGACCTGATGCGCGAGCGCGGCAGGGACCAGCTCCTCATCTGCGGCATCTACGCCCACATCGGCTGCCTGCAGACGGCCAGCGATGCCTTCATGAGCGACGTGCGCCCCTTCCTGGTGGCGGATGCCCTGGGTGACTTCTCCCTCGCCCATCACCAGCTCGCCCTGAGCTACGCGGCGCAGCTGTGCGCCGTCACCCTCACCACCCAGCAGATCATCGATGCGCTGGGGGCGCGCCCCGTGGAGGAGGCCCGGCCGCTGGGCCGCTGGAAGATTCGCGCGGACGTCGCCGAGGTGTTGCAGCTGTCGCCCACGGAGCTGGGCGATGACGAGAACCTGCTCGAGCGGGGGCTCGACTCCATCCGGCTGATGAGCCTCATCGAGCGCTGGAGGAGCGCCGGCACGGAAGTCACCTTCGTCGAGCTGGCCGAGCGGCCGACGCTCACCGACTGGGACGCGCTGCTGTCCCGGGCATCCGCCCACCAACCCTCCTGA
- a CDS encoding (2,3-dihydroxybenzoyl)adenylate synthase, which yields MTSPAQPLPGCPTWPEAFATRYREAGYWRGETFGQLLRERALRHGERTAVAAGDQRWTYRELDARVDRLAAGFLALGLQPRDRVVVQLPNIAAFFEVCFALFRIGALPVFALPAHRGAEIGYFCEHTEAVAYVIPDRHGGFDYRPLAAQVREKVPTLRHVIVAGEAGPFTALSSLPAAPVALPEPHAGDVAFFQLSGGSTGAPKLIPRTHDDYLYSVRASADICGLDASSVYLCALPASHNFPLSSPGVLGVLHAGGTVVMALHPSPDVAFPLIERERVTLTALVPPLAMIWMEAAKARRHDLSSLRVLQVGGARLSNEAAQRVRPTLGCTLQQVFGMAEGLVNYTRLDDAEELIVTTQGRPISPDDELRVVDEDDRDVAPGVLGQLLTRGPYTIRGYYKAEAHNARAFTSDGFYRTGDLVRLTPEGYLVVDGRVKDQINRGGEKVAAEEVENHLLAHPAVHDAAVVAIPDAFLGERTCAFVIPRGAPPAATVLTAFLRERGLAAFKIPDRVEFLEAFPQTGVGKVSKKSLREALTRSAAATAAPPPPR from the coding sequence ATGACGTCGCCCGCCCAGCCCCTGCCGGGCTGCCCCACGTGGCCGGAGGCCTTCGCCACCCGCTACCGGGAGGCCGGCTACTGGCGCGGAGAGACCTTCGGCCAGCTGCTGCGCGAGCGGGCGCTGCGCCATGGCGAGCGCACGGCCGTCGCCGCCGGGGACCAGCGTTGGACCTACCGCGAGCTCGACGCGCGCGTCGACCGGCTCGCCGCGGGGTTCCTCGCCCTGGGCCTCCAGCCGAGGGACCGCGTGGTGGTGCAGCTGCCCAACATCGCCGCCTTCTTCGAGGTGTGCTTCGCGCTGTTCCGCATCGGCGCGCTGCCGGTGTTCGCGCTCCCGGCCCACCGGGGCGCGGAGATTGGCTACTTCTGCGAGCACACCGAGGCGGTCGCCTACGTCATCCCCGACCGGCACGGCGGGTTCGACTACCGCCCCCTGGCAGCCCAGGTCCGCGAGAAGGTGCCGACCCTGCGGCACGTCATCGTCGCCGGCGAGGCCGGCCCCTTCACCGCGCTGAGCAGCCTGCCCGCGGCCCCCGTCGCGCTGCCCGAGCCGCACGCTGGCGACGTGGCCTTCTTCCAGCTCTCGGGGGGCAGCACCGGCGCGCCCAAGCTCATCCCCCGCACCCACGACGACTACCTCTACAGCGTGCGCGCGAGCGCGGACATCTGCGGGCTGGATGCGTCCAGCGTCTACCTGTGCGCGCTGCCCGCCTCGCACAACTTCCCGCTCAGCTCGCCGGGAGTGCTCGGTGTCCTCCATGCGGGTGGCACCGTCGTCATGGCGCTCCACCCCAGCCCCGACGTGGCCTTCCCGCTCATCGAGCGTGAGCGCGTCACCCTCACCGCGTTGGTGCCGCCGCTGGCGATGATCTGGATGGAGGCCGCGAAGGCGCGCCGGCACGACCTGTCCAGCCTGCGCGTGCTCCAGGTCGGCGGCGCCCGGCTGAGCAACGAGGCCGCGCAGCGCGTCCGGCCCACGCTGGGCTGCACGCTGCAGCAGGTCTTCGGCATGGCCGAGGGCCTGGTCAACTACACCCGCCTGGACGACGCCGAGGAGCTCATCGTCACCACCCAGGGACGGCCCATCTCCCCGGATGACGAGCTGCGCGTCGTCGACGAGGACGACCGCGACGTCGCGCCGGGTGTGCTCGGGCAGCTCCTGACGCGCGGCCCGTACACCATCCGCGGCTACTACAAGGCGGAGGCGCACAACGCCCGGGCCTTCACGTCCGACGGCTTCTACCGCACCGGTGACCTGGTCCGGCTGACGCCCGAGGGGTATCTCGTGGTGGATGGCCGCGTGAAGGACCAGATCAACCGGGGCGGCGAGAAGGTCGCGGCCGAGGAGGTGGAGAATCACCTGCTGGCCCACCCCGCCGTCCACGACGCCGCCGTGGTGGCCATTCCCGATGCCTTCCTGGGCGAGCGCACCTGCGCGTTCGTGATTCCGCGAGGCGCGCCTCCGGCCGCGACGGTGCTCACCGCGTTCCTGCGAGAGCGGGGACTGGCCGCCTTCAAGATTCCCGATCGGGTCGAGTTCCTCGAAGCCTTCCCGCAGACCGGCGTCGGCAAGGTCAGCAAGAAGTCGCTGCGTGAGGCGCTCACCCGCTCCGCCGCCGCAACCGCCGCTCCCCCCCCCCCGCGCTGA
- the dhbC gene encoding isochorismate synthase DhbC has protein sequence MIPKSIVENATESLPAQLLESYAAGSSFFFASPRRTLLARGTFATVPHTRGEDALERLPAGVRSVLDAARQADHDIPVVVGAVPFDGTIPAQLVVPMTIQRAGPLVFDATTPVHRSLGAHYTVQPVPEPSAYLHGVERALTLMQSGPLRKVVLSRSLHLHAATPIDLRQLLRNLAWRNPTGYTFAVDLPPEADGSTGARTLIGASPELLVSRSGFQVLANPLAGSAARSPDPVEDHRRAQALLTSPKDLHEHAVVIDAVAEALRPYCKTLDVPAGPSLVSTATMWHLSTRIVGELADPSISSLTLAAALHPTPAVCGYPTRLAHEAIGSIEPFERGYYTGAVGWCDASGDGQWAVTIRCAEADAHTLRLFAGAGIVAGSRPESELAETEAKFRTMLQAMGLGQGAEVQP, from the coding sequence ATGATTCCTAAATCCATTGTCGAAAACGCCACGGAGAGCCTCCCCGCGCAGTTGCTGGAGAGCTACGCGGCCGGGTCCTCCTTCTTCTTCGCGAGTCCCCGCCGGACGCTGCTGGCACGCGGCACGTTCGCCACCGTTCCCCACACGCGCGGCGAGGACGCGCTGGAGCGCCTCCCGGCGGGCGTGAGGAGCGTGCTCGACGCCGCCCGTCAGGCCGACCACGACATCCCGGTGGTGGTGGGCGCGGTGCCCTTCGACGGCACCATCCCCGCGCAACTGGTGGTGCCGATGACCATCCAGCGCGCGGGGCCGCTGGTGTTCGACGCGACGACGCCCGTGCACCGCTCGCTCGGCGCGCACTACACGGTGCAGCCGGTGCCGGAGCCCTCCGCATACCTCCACGGCGTGGAGCGGGCCCTGACGCTGATGCAGAGCGGCCCACTGCGGAAGGTGGTGCTGTCGCGCTCGCTGCACCTGCACGCGGCCACGCCCATCGACCTGCGGCAGTTGCTGCGCAACCTGGCCTGGCGCAACCCGACTGGCTACACGTTCGCGGTGGACCTGCCCCCCGAAGCGGACGGTTCCACGGGCGCGCGCACGCTGATTGGCGCGAGCCCGGAGCTGCTCGTGTCGCGCTCGGGGTTCCAGGTGCTCGCCAATCCGCTGGCGGGCTCGGCCGCGCGTAGCCCGGACCCGGTGGAGGACCACAGGCGGGCCCAGGCGCTGCTGACGTCCCCCAAGGACCTGCACGAGCACGCGGTGGTCATCGACGCCGTCGCGGAGGCGCTGCGTCCGTACTGCAAGACGCTGGACGTGCCGGCGGGGCCCTCGCTCGTCAGCACCGCGACGATGTGGCACCTGTCGACCCGCATCGTCGGTGAGCTGGCCGACCCGTCCATCTCCTCGCTGACGCTGGCCGCGGCGCTGCACCCGACGCCCGCGGTGTGCGGCTACCCGACGCGGCTGGCGCACGAGGCCATCGGCTCCATCGAGCCCTTCGAGCGCGGCTACTACACGGGGGCCGTCGGCTGGTGTGACGCGAGCGGAGACGGCCAGTGGGCGGTGACCATCCGCTGCGCCGAGGCCGACGCGCACACGCTGCGGCTCTTCGCGGGGGCGGGCATCGTCGCCGGCTCCCGGCCCGAGTCCGAGCTGGCGGAGACCGAGGCGAAGTTCCGGACCATGCTCCAGGCGATGGGCCTGGGCCAGGGCGCCGAGGTCCAGCCATGA
- a CDS encoding 2,3-dihydro-2,3-dihydroxybenzoate dehydrogenase gives MGTNHRVALVTGAAQGIGAAVARALADGASIAALDVNAAGLDALVAELRARGCQASAYRADVGDSAAVDAVVERIEREQGPIGILANVAGVLRVAPAVSLSDADWAATFAVNTHGVFHVSRAVARRMVPRRSGVIVTVGSNASHVPRMQMAAYAASKAASSMFTRCLGLELAQHGIRCNVVSPGSTDTAMQRALWTDEHGAQAVIAGSPESYRLGIPLRRLADADDIAEAVRFLVSDGARHITMHDLCVDGGATLGA, from the coding sequence ATGGGGACGAACCACAGGGTGGCGCTGGTGACGGGTGCCGCGCAGGGCATCGGTGCGGCCGTAGCGCGTGCGCTGGCGGACGGCGCCTCCATCGCCGCGCTCGACGTGAATGCCGCCGGGCTCGACGCGCTCGTGGCGGAGCTCCGCGCCCGTGGGTGCCAGGCCTCGGCGTACCGTGCCGACGTGGGCGACAGCGCCGCGGTGGACGCGGTGGTGGAGCGCATCGAGCGCGAGCAGGGCCCCATCGGCATCCTCGCCAACGTGGCCGGGGTGCTGCGGGTGGCACCGGCCGTGTCCCTCAGTGACGCGGACTGGGCCGCCACCTTCGCCGTCAACACGCACGGCGTGTTCCACGTCTCGCGCGCCGTCGCCCGTCGCATGGTGCCGCGCCGGTCGGGTGTCATCGTCACCGTGGGCTCCAACGCGTCCCACGTGCCGAGGATGCAGATGGCCGCGTACGCCGCGTCCAAGGCCGCGTCGAGCATGTTCACCCGGTGCCTGGGTCTGGAACTGGCCCAGCACGGCATCCGCTGCAACGTGGTCTCCCCCGGCTCCACGGACACCGCCATGCAACGCGCGCTCTGGACGGATGAACACGGGGCCCAGGCCGTCATCGCCGGCTCGCCCGAGTCCTACCGCCTGGGCATCCCCCTTCGCCGGCTGGCCGACGCCGACGACATCGCCGAGGCGGTGCGCTTCCTCGTCTCCGACGGGGCCCGCCACATCACCATGCACGACCTCTGTGTCGACGGCGGCGCCACACTGGGCGCCTAG
- a CDS encoding adenylate/guanylate cyclase domain-containing protein: MQIVMNPGLPDEQVFPLGEGVTFIGRDVENQISVLHRSLSRQHARLDSSGGKVLLTDLQSKNGTFVAGARIARHELRSGDTFSCGAVSFRLLADSQETLVSPMLTHESRALSQVSLQELLGAQDPGRSSALKLGTTPAVERDRDKLQILLKVSQFLSSPGSIESLMDRSLELVFQVLEVDRAVILLVDKGTQVLRPHVARTSDGTLELSQVYSRHITTYVQQHGVAALFADARLDPRLDTAESVLQQSIYAAMCAPLKAREELLGVLYLDNLRRPERFSQEDLEFLSSFANQVGIALENSMLYRRIEQEAIRRNNYQRFFPPSALQRLEHSSTGMDLGAKEAEVTTLFSDICGFTQLSSTMRPTEVVDMLNVYFPIMADIVFEQEGTLEKYIGDALMATWGAPFSHPDDADRALRAAVRMQQALLQLNEQRRARKQEELQIHIGLNSGPVAAGNIGSKRFLQYATIGDTTNVASRVCSAASAGEILITQSTHDLLADKHWVLEQLPPTPVKGKEAPLTLYRVDWLRASAAKR; encoded by the coding sequence ATGCAGATCGTCATGAACCCGGGGCTGCCCGACGAGCAGGTCTTCCCGCTCGGCGAGGGCGTCACGTTCATCGGGCGCGACGTGGAGAACCAGATCTCGGTCCTCCACCGCAGCCTGTCCCGCCAGCACGCGAGGCTGGACTCGTCGGGAGGCAAGGTCCTCTTGACGGACCTGCAAAGCAAGAACGGCACCTTCGTGGCGGGCGCGAGGATTGCCCGCCATGAGCTCCGCTCCGGCGACACCTTCAGCTGCGGCGCCGTGAGCTTCCGGCTGCTCGCCGACAGTCAGGAGACGCTGGTCAGCCCCATGCTGACCCACGAATCGCGCGCGCTGTCCCAGGTCTCCCTGCAGGAGCTGCTGGGGGCCCAGGACCCGGGCCGCTCCTCCGCGCTCAAGCTGGGCACCACGCCGGCGGTGGAGCGGGATCGCGACAAGCTGCAGATCCTCCTCAAGGTGAGCCAGTTCCTCTCGTCTCCGGGCAGCATCGAGAGCCTGATGGATCGCTCGCTGGAGCTGGTGTTCCAGGTGCTCGAGGTGGACCGCGCGGTCATCCTCCTGGTGGACAAGGGCACCCAGGTGCTGCGGCCGCACGTGGCGCGGACGTCGGATGGCACGCTGGAGCTGTCGCAGGTCTACAGCCGGCACATCACCACGTACGTGCAGCAACACGGCGTCGCGGCGCTCTTCGCGGATGCGCGGCTGGACCCCCGCCTGGACACGGCCGAGTCCGTCCTCCAGCAGTCCATCTACGCGGCCATGTGCGCCCCGCTGAAGGCCCGGGAAGAGCTGCTGGGAGTGCTCTACCTCGACAACCTCCGGCGTCCGGAGCGCTTCTCGCAGGAGGACCTCGAGTTCCTGTCGTCCTTCGCCAACCAGGTGGGCATCGCCCTGGAGAACTCGATGCTGTACCGGCGCATCGAGCAGGAGGCCATCCGCCGCAACAACTACCAGCGCTTCTTCCCCCCCAGCGCCCTGCAGCGGCTGGAGCACTCGTCCACGGGAATGGACCTGGGCGCGAAGGAGGCCGAAGTCACCACGCTCTTCTCGGACATCTGCGGCTTCACGCAGTTGTCCTCGACGATGCGCCCCACCGAAGTGGTGGACATGCTCAACGTGTACTTCCCCATCATGGCGGACATCGTGTTCGAGCAGGAGGGAACGCTGGAGAAGTACATTGGCGACGCGCTGATGGCGACCTGGGGCGCGCCCTTCTCCCATCCGGACGATGCCGACCGCGCGCTGCGAGCCGCGGTGCGGATGCAGCAGGCGCTCCTGCAGCTCAACGAGCAGCGGCGGGCGCGGAAGCAGGAGGAGCTGCAGATCCACATCGGCCTGAACAGCGGACCGGTTGCAGCGGGCAACATCGGCTCCAAGCGCTTCCTCCAGTACGCCACCATTGGCGACACCACCAACGTGGCCAGCCGCGTGTGCAGCGCGGCCAGCGCGGGGGAGATTCTCATCACCCAGAGCACGCATGACCTGCTCGCGGACAAGCACTGGGTGCTGGAGCAACTGCCCCCCACTCCCGTGAAGGGAAAGGAAGCGCCGCTGACGCTCTACCGGGTCGACTGGCTCCGGGCGAGTGCCGCGAAGCGCTGA